The sequence below is a genomic window from Halococcus salsus.
CCGGCCGAGCGAGATCGTCGACACCGAACCGGGCTACGGCTGGAAGGCGGGCACCTCGATGGCCGCCCCGCAGGTCGCGGGGGCGGTCGCGCTCGTGCGCTCGCTCCGCCCCGACGCGAGCGTCGGGGAGGTCGAGTCGCTCATCCAGGAGACCGCGAGCGACGCACCTGGCGGCGAGCCCTACCACGGGGCGGGGCATCTCGACCTCGAACGCCTCGTCAAGCGCGTCGGAAAGTAGTCGGCAGATCGATCCGGATCCGGTGTGAACGACCCTTTTTTGCCCCGAGTTTAGCAGCGCGGTCCCGGAGAGGGACGTCGTTCAGTCCTCGTCGGCGAGAACCGTCGCCCGACCGGTGTGGTCCGAGTCGTCGAACTCCTCGATCCGGAGGTCGACCTGGGTGTCCACGAGTTCCGGCGCGGCGTCGGTCAGCGTGAGGATCGTGTCGCCGATCCGTGCCACGCCCGCACCGTCCTCGTAGCCCGTGACGAAGGCGGTTATCTCCTCACCCGCTTCGAAGCTCGGGGTCGTGGTTCGAAACGACCAGCCCGCCGTGAACGCGTCGAAGCGGCTCATACCCGCGCCACCTCCTCGGACTCACGGTCGGAGACGTATTCGAGACCGAAGCCCGAGAGGGCCGCGACCACGAAGACGAAGAAGAGGAACCAGCCGTGGAAGACGAACGGCCAGACCTGGGCGGGGTTGACGAGCATCGCCTGGGTGAACCAGTCGTACTGGTCGGGCAGCCCGAGCATCGCGGTGTAGCCCGCGAGCACGCCGCCGCCCCACGGGAAGATGTAGCCGAGCGCCGAGGTGTTGGCGTCGAGGATGTTGGCCCGCCGGTAGCCGTTGATGTTGAACCGCTCGCCGATCCGCGCGATGTAGGGCGCGATCGCGATCTCGGCGGCGGTGTTGATGGTGATCATCGAGTTGATCGCTGCCGTCCCGAGCACCATCGTGGTCTCGGCACGACGGACGCTGGTGGCCACCCGCGTCAGGAGCCAGTCCTGCATCGCCGCGAAGCCGCCGCCGCGAACCAGGATCTGCGCGCCGGCGACGATCAGCAGGGTGAGCACGATCAGCGGGAAGAAGCCCGTCGCCCCGGTGAAGAGGCTGCCGCCGACCGCGGAGCTGCCGGGGTCGACGAGTTCGACGACCGGCAGCCCCGAGAGCGACTGGGCAGCGCCCGAGGTCCGGGGAGCCTGAAAGACCAGGATGTCGCTGATCGAGGAGAGCCCGAAGACGAGGTTGAAGACGACCGAGGCGATGATCCCCCACGAGATCGCCTCCACGATGTGTCGGCCAGCCACCGCGGTGGCGATGACGACCCCGATAGCGACGAGATGGACGAGCCCCAAGGGGTCGCTGTTCTGGACGAAGAGGGACTGGGCGTTCTGCCCGACGTCGAACGGGCTCCCCATCGTGCTCCCCGCCACGACGTAGCCGGCGAACGCGAACACGGCCGCGATGATGGCGTACTTGAATCGCGAGGCGACCACGCCACCGATGTCGGCGTCCTGTGTCACCGCGCTCACGATCGTGGTGTCGCTCACGGGCGCGAGGTTGTCGCCGAAGACCGCTCCCGAGAGGATCGCGCCGAACATCAGGATGGGGTTCGCCCCGAGGAGAACGCCCGCCGGGAAGAAGAGCGTGGTGAACGCGATCGCGGTACCGTAGCCGGAGCCGATGCCGGTCGCGAGCAGCGCCGCGAGGATGAAGGTGGCCGCCGGGAATAGCGCCGCGCCGACCGAGAGCGCGTTTGCCGCCCAGACGAGACCGCCCACGAACTGGCCGGCTTGCAGCGTGTCGGCGAACATCCCGGCCCAGAGCCAGGCCACGATCGCGGTCGCGGCCACGGGCTGGGTCATCCCCTCGAAGATGGTGTTCGCGTAGTCCTTCCAGTCGCCCTTGACGAAGAACATCCCGATGATTAGCGCGACCAGCATCCCGACCACCAGCCCCGAAGTCGCGCTGACCTGAAGGAGCCCGCTCTGGACCACCGCCCAGACCACGAAGATCGCGAGCGGGAGCGCGCTCAGCCACCGCCCGCCGTAGAACTCGATCCGTGGCCCCTCGCTCGCGTCACCGAGGCCCTCACCGTACTCGTCGGCCGATCCCTCGGATCCGCCGGTTCTATCGCTACTCATTGATAGTTCGTCAGGTGATGTTCGGAGGAAGCTGAAATAACTATCGCTACTCGGTACCGTTGAGCGCGATATATCGGGTTCCGATGATCCGCTCGTCGGCTTCGAGCCGTTCGCGAAGGTCCTCGGGGACGGCGTGGTCGAGGTTGTAGACCGTGAGCGCCTCGCCGCCGATGGTGCCGCGGGCGTTGAACATCCCCGCGATGTTGATGTTCGAATCGCCTAGTACGGTGCCGATAAACCCGATCACGCCGGGGGCGTCTTTGTTGCGCGCGACCAGCATGTGGCCCGCGGGGATGGCGTCGACCCGGAAGCCGTCGATCCGGACGATCCGCGGGTCCTCGCCAGCGAACAGCGTCCCGCAGACCCCGACCTCCCGGTCGCCGTTCTTCACCGTGACCGTCACGAGGCTCTGGAAGTCCTCGGACTGACGGGTCTTCGACTCGGTGACGTCGATACCGCGCTCGTCGGCGATCCGCGGGGCGTTGACCGCGTTGACCTGCCATTCGAGCGGTTCGAACACGCCTTCGAGCGCGCTCGCGGTCACGAGGTCGACCTCCTCCTCGGCGATCTCGCCCGCGTAGCGTATCTCGACACCCTCGACGCGGCCATCGAGCAGCTGGGTGGCGATCTTCCCCGCCGTCGAGGCGATGTCGAGGTAGGGGCGGACCCGCGGGAACGCGCTCGCGTCCATCGAGGGTGCGTTGAGCGCGTTCATCACCGGTTCGTTCCGGAAGGCCGAGAGCACCTGGTCGGCGATGTCGGTGGCGACGTTCTCCTGGGCGGCGTGGGTGCTCGCGCCGAGGTGCGGGGTCACCACTACGTCGTCGACGTCGAGGAGCGGGCTGTCGGCCGAGAGGGGTTCGTCCGCGAAGACGTCGATCGCCGCCCCGCGGAGGGTACCGTCGTCGACGGCAGCGGCCAACGCGTCCTCGTCGACGACGCCGCCGCGGGCGCAGTTGACGAGGAAGCCGCCGTCCATCCGGTCGAGTTCGTCGCTGCTGATCAGGTCCTCCGTCTCGGGGGTGAGCGGGGTGTGGAGGGTCAGCACGTCGGCCTGTTCGAGACACTCGTCGAGTTCGACGAGTTCGGCACCCAGCCGGCCGGCGCGCTCCTCCGAGATGTAGGGGTCGTAGGCCACCAGGTTCATCCCGAGGCCGTCGAGCTTCTTCGCGACCTCCTGGCCGACGCGGCCGAAGCCGACGATGCCGAGGGTCGCGCCGTTGAGCTCGGTTCCCAAATAATCGCTCTTGGCCCACTCGCCCTGCTTGAGCCGGCCGTGGGCCTGGGGGATCGACCGCGCGGCGGCGAACGTCATCGCGACGGTGTGTTCGGCGGCGGCGCGGACGTTGCCCTCGGGTGCGTTGGCGACGATCACGCCGTGCTCGGTCGCGGCGTCGATGTCGATGTTGTCGACGCCGATCCCGGCCCGACCGACGATCGTGAGTTCCGGTGCGGCCTCGAACAGCTCGCGGTCGACCTCGGTGCCCGACCGGACGACCAGCGCACCGGCGTCGGCGACCGCCGACCGGAGGTCGTCACCCTCGACATCGTAGGCGGTTTCGACGTCGTGATCCGCCTCGCGGAGCCGGTCGAGACCCGGCTCGGCGATGGGGTCCGTCACGAGTACCTTCATGTCCCGAATCATCGACGCGGCGGGCATAACCCTTTCTTCACGGGCGCGATTCGCCGCTCCAGTACGTGACCGACGGGGCCGGAGCGCACCACCCGAGTGCTTATTCGGATGGTAGGCGGACGTAGGGGGAATGGATCGACGGGGGTTCCTCGGCACGACCGCGGCGACCGGCGCGCTCTCGCTCGCGGGCTGTGCGGGCGTGACCGAGCTGGGTCGCCGCCCGGGTGCGAGCCTGGGCGGTGGAGCCCCCGACCGAACCGCGACCGAGGCGGGTTCGGGCGGGAAGGGTGACGCCGACGCCGCGGACTTCGTCTGGGCCGAGCAGGCGCTCTGGCGCGACGAACGGGTCCGCGAGAACCTCTTCGCGTTCGCGGGCCGCCACGACCTCGCGGTGGTCATCGCGAAGGCCGACGCCGGGATCGACGACGTGCCGGCCCTCGAAGCCGCGTTCGCCGTCGCCGAACGTCACGGCGTCGAGGCGTGGATCAACGTCGGCGTGCTCAAGTCGCTCGACGCGACCGCGTTCGTCGCGGACGGGGAGGCGCGTCGTCGACACCTCGACGGGCTCGCGACGGTCGCCGCGAGCTACGCCGACGCCTTTCCGAACGGTCGGGTCATACTCTGGCAGGAGGCTCCCGTCGGCGGCCGGTGGGTCGAGAGCGGGGCCTGGAACGACCAGGCCGTCTCGAACCTCGAACGCCTCGGGCCGCGGATCTTCGCCGACCAGCGGGAGCAGGTAGCCGAGGTCGCGCCCGAGGCCGCGGTCGGAATCTTCGTCCACTTCCCGTACCTCGTCGACAGCAAACAGCCGAAGACGTTCGTGGAGCTCACGGATGGTTTGCGGGCGCGCGACGCGTTGCCGGCGTTCACCTTCACCGACTTCTACCGGGGCTGGTACGCGAAGGACGTGGGTCCCGAACCGGCGAACCGGGCCGTCGAGAGCCTCGTGAGCAACGCCCGAACGGCGACCGACGGCCGGCCGGTGACGTTCCTCGGCCAGGCCCACACCATCGACCCGCGCTACACCCCCAGCAAACAGGACATCTGGATGGACCTCCGGGCGGCGCTCGGGGCGGGAGCCGAGGGGGTCGGCTGGTACGCCCGGACCGCCTACATCCCGACCGAGCGGGGATTCGACCCGTTTCTCCCCAACCGCGGGCCGGCGGCGCGCGACGGACCCCACGCCAGCACGCTCACCTTCGCCCGCGACCGCTACCAGTACGCCTACACCGCGCTCCGGTCGAAGCGCCGACGCGAGGGAGCCGGTTCGGGAAACGGATCGAAGACCGCTCCCATCGACCTCTGGCTCGTCGGCCGGGATTTCTCGTTCTACGACCACCGACTCTCGGCCCGAACTCGTGACGGGGAGTGGACGTTCCTCGGGGACTTCGAGGGCTATCTCGACGGGAACTACCCCTACGGACGCGATGGCCGGTCCGTCTCGATCTTTCGAGGCCTCCCGCACGAGCGTTTCGCCCCGGACGGCCGGCTCGAATGCCGGGTGAAGACCCGGCCTCGAAGCGACGGTGCGCGTCTCTCGGCGGCCCTCGCGATGCCGGCGAACATCGCGTGCTTTCTCACCGAGGGAGCCGCCGCGGCCGTCGACCGTGACCTCGAACGGTTCAGCGCCGGCCACGCGACCGTCGACGAACCGCTGACGGCCGGCGACCCGACGACGGTCGCGCTCGACCTCGGAACCCCCGATCGATCGATGGAAGCGCTGGCCTTCCCGGACCACCGCGCACAGCGAAGGCGACTCCGTAGACTCGAATCGCGTTCCGACTTCTCCCCGGCCGAGGTCTTCGACCTCTGGGTACGCACGGCGAGGGCGAACGATGC
It includes:
- a CDS encoding DUF7513 family protein → MSRFDAFTAGWSFRTTTPSFEAGEEITAFVTGYEDGAGVARIGDTILTLTDAAPELVDTQVDLRIEEFDDSDHTGRATVLADED
- a CDS encoding Na+/H+ antiporter NhaC family protein translates to MSSDRTGGSEGSADEYGEGLGDASEGPRIEFYGGRWLSALPLAIFVVWAVVQSGLLQVSATSGLVVGMLVALIIGMFFVKGDWKDYANTIFEGMTQPVAATAIVAWLWAGMFADTLQAGQFVGGLVWAANALSVGAALFPAATFILAALLATGIGSGYGTAIAFTTLFFPAGVLLGANPILMFGAILSGAVFGDNLAPVSDTTIVSAVTQDADIGGVVASRFKYAIIAAVFAFAGYVVAGSTMGSPFDVGQNAQSLFVQNSDPLGLVHLVAIGVVIATAVAGRHIVEAISWGIIASVVFNLVFGLSSISDILVFQAPRTSGAAQSLSGLPVVELVDPGSSAVGGSLFTGATGFFPLIVLTLLIVAGAQILVRGGGFAAMQDWLLTRVATSVRRAETTMVLGTAAINSMITINTAAEIAIAPYIARIGERFNINGYRRANILDANTSALGYIFPWGGGVLAGYTAMLGLPDQYDWFTQAMLVNPAQVWPFVFHGWFLFFVFVVAALSGFGLEYVSDRESEEVARV
- the serA gene encoding phosphoglycerate dehydrogenase, which codes for MKVLVTDPIAEPGLDRLREADHDVETAYDVEGDDLRSAVADAGALVVRSGTEVDRELFEAAPELTIVGRAGIGVDNIDIDAATEHGVIVANAPEGNVRAAAEHTVAMTFAAARSIPQAHGRLKQGEWAKSDYLGTELNGATLGIVGFGRVGQEVAKKLDGLGMNLVAYDPYISEERAGRLGAELVELDECLEQADVLTLHTPLTPETEDLISSDELDRMDGGFLVNCARGGVVDEDALAAAVDDGTLRGAAIDVFADEPLSADSPLLDVDDVVVTPHLGASTHAAQENVATDIADQVLSAFRNEPVMNALNAPSMDASAFPRVRPYLDIASTAGKIATQLLDGRVEGVEIRYAGEIAEEEVDLVTASALEGVFEPLEWQVNAVNAPRIADERGIDVTESKTRQSEDFQSLVTVTVKNGDREVGVCGTLFAGEDPRIVRIDGFRVDAIPAGHMLVARNKDAPGVIGFIGTVLGDSNINIAGMFNARGTIGGEALTVYNLDHAVPEDLRERLEADERIIGTRYIALNGTE